The DNA segment TTGGGCGTATCACCCTGGCTATCCGTGGATCTGTCATTGATCGATGCGAAGTCCCGGTTGCTGTCACCCTCCAGGGCCTGCTCGAAAATGGCCAACTCGGTGTCGAAATTGGTCAACAATATCTTTTCTGAATAGGTGTAGAACGAGCTGCCGTACTCGGCCAGGGTCTCTCCTGCCAAGTGGAGGACATAATTTTTTTCAAACCTGTGCAGGGTGCTGTAGATCAGGTTGTTGTATTCGATCAACATCTGATCTGTCTGTATCTGCAGCTCCGGCGCCACCAGGTTATGCGCCACAAAGCGGTTGTCTCTCGGAATGTGGTCCGGGCTGTAAAAGTTGAACACTGAAGGGGAGCGGAGAGGACCCTGCCCCAAACGTCTTTGCGGTGCCCTGATCCAATACACGCCGTTCATCGCCACACCGCCTTGACTGTTCCAGCCGTTCAAGGGTGTGGTGTGGACAGCCCGAAGCAGCTGGGTATACGCCAGCATTGGCTCCTTTGCCTTGCCATAGGACGGATCGATCAGATGACGATCGTCCCGGGCTTCCGGGTCGAGGAGTATGGCCCGCACCACCGCTCTCAGGTCACCCTTTACACCGTTGCCGTTGTTGTTGAAGACCTGCGCCACCCGCGCCAGATAGGCGGAGGATGGATTGGAACTGACGAGTCGCTGGATCAGATGCCTGCTCACATAGGGGGCGACATTCGGATGGCTGAACAGAACATCCAGTGCCCTGTCGAGACCGCTCTGGTCGCTGCCTGCATTGAGGGCGAAGGTCTGCCCCAGTAGCGTGACAGAGCCGTCGCCCCCCGCGGCAGCCTCGTCTTCATGGTGTTCCGAATGAAACACCATGGGTTGCGTGTAGTCGCCATCTCTACTGTTCAATCTCCCAAACCTGCTGTTTCTCGCCAGGTCCCAGCCCGTCATCACCTTGGCCAGCTCTTCTATATCGTTTTGCGTATAGGTGGGTACCAGATCGTTACCGGGATCGGGATAGCTGTTGCTGTCACCATCCCGGTTCGGACTGCCATCCAGGTTCAATTCATACAGCCCGACGGAGAATAGCTGGATCACTTCCCGGGCGAAATTCTCGTCGGGTCGGGCACCGGTTGCGAGGTCTGCCTTGCGGTTGCCCTGGTGCGAGAGGTAGACGCCCATGGCGGGACTTCGTGCAACCTCTCCCAGCAATCTCCGGTAGTTGCCGAATGCGTGCTGCACCAACAGGTCATAGTAGGCGGCCAGGGCTTCGCCACGGGATGCCAGAACCGGTACGCTATCCGAGGTGACCAGCAGCTGGCTCAGTGCATAGGCGACACGCTGACGCAGTTGATCGGAACCGATCTCGTTACTCTGGTTGGATGATCCCAGGGCATTCTCCCACCATGCGGCCATCTGGTAGTCCAAGGTTGTTCGGTCTGCGGTTGACTGGTTGAAAACACCGTTGGTGAGCCAATCGTTATCGGGTTCCGCCCGCAGGGCGATCTGGCGGGTGCGTTGCAGGTGGCTCAGCCAGCCATCGCCAGCACTGGAGTATGCGGATCTCATGGAGAGTTGACTATCGATCCAGCCAACCACACCCATTTGCTTGACCCGTTCGATATCTTCCCGGGTTGGCCCGTAGGTGGCTTGTGTCAATAGGCGGTGAGCCATGTTATCTGTCACTGGCCGCTGCTCCACGACGGTGAGGACAAAGCGGTTTTCGATACTCAACTCACCATCGGTGGCTGTGATTGTCAGCGGGTATGAATTTCCCAGCTCAGCCCAAGAGGGTTGTCCGGACAGGGTCTGTGTATCAGCCGAGAAATGTAACCAATAGGGAAGTTGCGAGACAGAATATCTCAACTCATCCCCATCGGGATCCTCAGCTTGTACGGTCAATGCATAGAGTGTATCAATGGGTAGTTGGGCATTGTTACCGGATTGGGTAAATCTGGGGGGGCGGTTGACCGACGTTATTGTAATAGTGACATTTGCGCTTGCCGACAGGGAATTCCCATCGCTGATGATATAGCTGAAACTGTCTGAGGTTGTAGCAGAACCGTCGTGACGATAGGTGACCCTGCCGTCGGCCTGCAACGTCACATCCCCATGCCTGGGGTTGCCTAGGGATTCGATTCTGAGTACAGAACCCTCACCAGCAGAATCATTATTCAGCAGGTGGA comes from the Candidatus Thiodiazotropha sp. CDECU1 genome and includes:
- a CDS encoding DUF1800 family protein yields the protein MDENTAPVATDDSTTLEQGRSTVIDVLQNDRDKDHDPLVIVTETAPSHGTITVQDDGLIVYQHDGSTATTDSFTYLTYDGASYSAPAQVDLTILIPPYVNEDQAPVAVDDQASVELGGSVTLHLLNNDSAGEGSVLRIESLGNPRHGDVTLQADGRVTYRHDGSATTSDSFSYIISDGNSLSASANVTITITSVNRPPRFTQSGNNAQLPIDTLYALTVQAEDPDGDELRYSVSQLPYWLHFSADTQTLSGQPSWAELGNSYPLTITATDGELSIENRFVLTVVEQRPVTDNMAHRLLTQATYGPTREDIERVKQMGVVGWIDSQLSMRSAYSSAGDGWLSHLQRTRQIALRAEPDNDWLTNGVFNQSTADRTTLDYQMAAWWENALGSSNQSNEIGSDQLRQRVAYALSQLLVTSDSVPVLASRGEALAAYYDLLVQHAFGNYRRLLGEVARSPAMGVYLSHQGNRKADLATGARPDENFAREVIQLFSVGLYELNLDGSPNRDGDSNSYPDPGNDLVPTYTQNDIEELAKVMTGWDLARNSRFGRLNSRDGDYTQPMVFHSEHHEDEAAAGGDGSVTLLGQTFALNAGSDQSGLDRALDVLFSHPNVAPYVSRHLIQRLVSSNPSSAYLARVAQVFNNNGNGVKGDLRAVVRAILLDPEARDDRHLIDPSYGKAKEPMLAYTQLLRAVHTTPLNGWNSQGGVAMNGVYWIRAPQRRLGQGPLRSPSVFNFYSPDHIPRDNRFVAHNLVAPELQIQTDQMLIEYNNLIYSTLHRFEKNYVLHLAGETLAEYGSSFYTYSEKILLTNFDTELAIFEQALEGDSNRDFASINDRSTDSQGDTPKANAVDALLDHLDLLLLGGQMSSDYRSALKHYLLESAGTNHRNSFTEARALIRDAITMIVTSSSYMIQK